The DNA sequence CATATAAAAAGAAATacaaatccgaaccaaaccaaactaatTACATTTTAATCAATTCGATTCTAATTTTATCATAAATCTAAACCAAACCGACCCCTACTCACCCAGCCAATATCTGATGAGCGAAATACATCCCAACTAATATTATCGCTGTTAACTATATATGTTTAGTCAGAATCTCATAATAATTCACTTGGTAGCCTGTGAATAGTTTTCATTTATatagatgaataataaataatactaaCACATATAATCAAGTTGAGTCGGTCGAATAACAGGCTTAATTTTTGAATGAAATTTTGATCTACGATAGATTAATCTTTGATCTGTCagcaataatttatatttatatttatagacaTTATTTTACACATACAAAACATATAAtctgtatatttatttatcaGAATTTTGTACccaaattttttagtatttatacctataacttaataaaatttatttattaaaaataatttagtatttgtattaataatcaaataatgaccaAAATTACTAAAAATCACCGTAGCAaagaatttctcaaaaaataatattaacacaTATGAGAATAGCACCATGCATGCATATTTGAAAAAATGTTTATATATATGAATGGTGTTATGTGCATAAAATTAAAGTGAATAGCATTATACTATTATTACGTGTAAATAAATAATGACAAATACATTCAAGTGAATAACAATACTCAAGTTATTCTTACAATTTTTTGGAGAGTGTTGTAATTAATGAGGAAAAATGTACATCACTTTAAAGTCTTTTTAATATACAAAGGAGGCCAGGTATATGTGAAGTGTCTACATACCGAAGATGAATTTACATTTACATATTAAAGTGTGACGacaatttttctaaattaaattatatctaaaTTGTTAGTCACCATATTAATTAGGTAATTCTCGAAACTCTCCAAATATAGTTTGAATTACTTATATATCTTTCAAGCTTGATAATTGTTTAGATTAATTAGTTAACTAATAGTTCCTGAAACATCATCATGTTCCACATTGTTGTAATTATTAGACTAGTGCGCTACCGAAAGTTATTACGCGTTatctagtattattattattgcgtCACACTTGAAACATTGAAGAGTATACACACTATCTACTCACATCTAAATAAACATTCAAAGGGACCTTTGGTATTCATCAAAGGACACTTATCATTATGCCTTGAAGCGGAATAATAATGCATATATAACAACACAATAAGGGTTAAAGATTTAAGATAATGTTCGAATATAGAGTTATTTGAACAAGATTATAGAGAAATTCATAAGAAACATGAAGTTGTTGTTGATCCTCTCATCACTCTAAACTTATAGGTCTCTTATTGGTTACTAACTTTTAAGTTCTAATCATTTTATAAATAAACACAATGAATAATGTATATTGAAAACAATAACAAGGTCATGCATGTCTACATGAATGCTACAGAAGTGCTCTAATATTAGCATCAACAATGCCAAGGaaattaattgtaaaaattttaataaaatatgggGAGCATATGCTATAAATTTTATATGATGCACAAAATTTATTCTAAGCAGAAATAAATGGAGGAATATTTGGTGACTACATTAATTGAGATTCAAGTGAAAAACTTTGTCAGCACAAACTGCTACAATAACTGGGCCCGCTAAATCACCAATAATACAACCTGAAAAGAAAGGGGTCATATTTAAAACTATGGGGAAAcggaaaataatagaaaatcatcATTGTATGAATCAAAGAAATCCAATTCACAAGTGGAAATGTGAGAATGTTAgggttataaattataattaggcTTGGGttagtaaaattttatttttcgaaaataatttatcaatgttagtttttggaaaataattttttaaacgtTGTAGTAGTTATATTttaccaaaataatttttaataaatacaagtaataataatttttaaagtttaaaaagatcataataaatataaatataaaaataaatttaaatatttattgtgatatgagattatattaaattattaattttaataaggacacaagacaattttaaaaaattgtactttaaatatctttaaaagtatctctaattttttaaaactgTAAATACAAAtaagtgatttttttatttatcaaacacaACGAGATGCTTGcgtttttaaaaagtataaagacctcttcaaattttttttatgaaaccaagcttttggtttttgaaataacACATgcgaattattttagttttaagaaATTTAGATAAGTTAAATTAGCTATTTGAGTGTCCTACAAGAAATTAACTTAAATCATGTTAAACAACTCATTTGACTTGTATGCAAATAGCTAATTTAACTTACATAcatttattatttacaaaaagAATAAGTATAGCCAGTGATTTATGTtagggttagaatttaaaatttaagataaaaaaattaaaaaaactaatttgatATTAGCGAAAATTGAATTTCTAATTGAATTGCATGCTTTTAGTGTTGATAATAATCTTACCAATCCACTGGCCAGTTGAAGGTTTAAAGAGGGTAGCACCAATTCCAGCCCCAATAGAGGCAAAAACAAGAGAGGCACTACACTTTACTGTTGCCACATAAACCTTCTGCTTCACTTGTCTAATTTTCTCACATTTTTCAATGTtattatcatttactttcttgcatggGCACATAGAAATACCAAATTGACATAATTTGCTGCCTACTTGGACAATCCATGATGCTGCAACTCCAAGTATGTACCCTACCACAAAGTCACAAACACTATTAGCACATAATAGTTTAAGTAaacaattcaattaatcaaacatTATAATATACTAGTAGCTTAATTGGTGCTATATATTAACATTATAATATACtagtttaagaaaaaaattagttCATGGCCTAATTTAACCTTAAATAAACACagagaattattttttaattatttaatattaatattttttaattataaaatttaatttaaaaaaaaaacttaagaataaaaaatattttttaaaaattagttaatattagtcGGAAAAAGTTAAATCTCTTTAACCTCTGAATGTTGTTCTGGTCACAGAGAGGAAGTAGACAAGAGTTGGCATTTTTCTTGCAGCCTTGCGAGTAGCTGATGCAGGAACATCTGATCATGAAAATCACACATAAGTAAAATGCATGTAAGTGTATGtgttaaacattttattttatttttgaaagaaaagaagTATCATCTAGAAATAATTTGAAAGAACAAGCACAATATATACACTGTACCTTTAAGAAGCTTCCATGCCATTCTTCGAGAAAGATAATAGAAAGAGACTCTTTCTAAAATGCGTCTAGTTGTTAGGACAGTTACCTGTGTGATGATGAAGAattcaaaataaatcaact is a window from the Arachis hypogaea cultivar Tifrunner chromosome 1, arahy.Tifrunner.gnm2.J5K5, whole genome shotgun sequence genome containing:
- the LOC112796178 gene encoding uncharacterized protein translates to MAGISLLLDLWRKNQNFNTARNYQSSWFISASATTASFALGSAFASKDFFGSIIAYCDVGAATSEDYIPTKRSVPERYFYHDTLKYTTAKNYNIELNPLSSAFELWTFGLITLRSFLMFYLPLLEPHAKMEQDDHDYLQTNNQNTICRNLSVPFKKSIWQIIREVTVLTTRRILERVSFYYLSRRMAWKLLKDVPASATRKAARKMPTLVYFLSVTRTTFRGYILGVAASWIVQVGSKLCQFGISMCPCKKVNDNNIEKCEKIRQVKQKVYVATVKCSASLVFASIGAGIGATLFKPSTGQWIGCIIGDLAGPVIVAVCADKVFHLNLN